From a single Aquificaceae bacterium genomic region:
- the flgL gene encoding flagellar hook-associated protein FlgL, giving the protein MKVPDNLLFSLFQEQDARIRKQLSEKSLEIATGRKYQSISDEPSATYNVLELKKEISQLSQYAKNRLFADTALSYSDFNLGKIEDSLKLLYAKTIQAKNQTLQPDQLLAIGELFSSSLRSLLDRVNDQLGGNYIFGGASLTQKPFDDNTLEYRASSEGFKVWLSDSYRVDALLNGAETFGLNVAISRATFSSPGTNFSNSGTLNITVGTTTISVNYTTTQTLNDLVTLINSNYSSTLQAKVSQNPDGTYSLMLMPVDIGKETFVSDTSGGDFDVGATDFYSPNLLQAVKRVGDKLSSALYPDDSDLMLLQRAFDRVAFRRSQVGAVLSQVKNLQPVQENLTDNLNKQKSDLEDAELSQSIMDYTRYRLAYEALMRIVADQRDMSIIRYLK; this is encoded by the coding sequence ATGAAGGTGCCAGATAACCTGCTCTTTTCCCTGTTTCAGGAACAGGATGCAAGGATAAGAAAACAGCTTTCAGAAAAATCTCTTGAGATTGCCACCGGCAGGAAGTATCAGAGTATATCCGACGAGCCATCAGCCACCTACAATGTGCTTGAGCTTAAAAAAGAGATATCCCAGCTTTCTCAATATGCAAAGAACAGGCTGTTTGCGGACACAGCTCTGAGCTATTCAGACTTTAACCTGGGGAAGATAGAAGACAGTCTGAAACTCCTTTATGCAAAGACCATACAGGCTAAGAATCAGACGCTTCAGCCAGACCAGCTCTTGGCAATAGGAGAACTCTTTTCCTCAAGCCTAAGGTCTCTTCTTGACAGAGTAAACGACCAGCTGGGAGGAAACTACATCTTTGGAGGTGCAAGTCTTACTCAGAAGCCCTTTGATGATAACACACTTGAATACAGAGCTTCTTCAGAGGGTTTTAAGGTGTGGCTTTCAGACAGCTACAGGGTTGATGCCCTTCTGAACGGGGCAGAGACCTTTGGTCTCAACGTGGCAATCTCAAGGGCAACCTTTTCAAGCCCTGGCACAAACTTCAGCAACTCTGGCACTTTGAATATAACGGTGGGAACCACCACCATCAGTGTAAACTACACCACGACCCAGACACTGAATGACCTCGTAACCCTTATAAATTCCAACTACTCCAGCACCCTTCAGGCGAAGGTCAGCCAGAACCCAGATGGGACTTACTCCCTTATGCTTATGCCTGTGGATATAGGTAAGGAAACATTTGTCTCTGACACCAGCGGTGGTGACTTTGATGTGGGTGCAACGGACTTTTACTCTCCTAACTTGCTTCAGGCAGTAAAAAGGGTGGGAGACAAGCTCAGCTCCGCACTCTATCCGGATGACTCCGACCTTATGCTGCTACAGAGAGCCTTTGATAGGGTCGCCTTCAGAAGGTCTCAGGTGGGTGCAGTCCTCTCTCAGGTAAAGAACCTTCAGCCTGTGCAGGAAAACCTCACAGACAACCTGAATAAACAGAAGTCTGACCTTGAAGATGCAGAGCTTTCGCAGAGCATAATGGACTACACGCGCTACAGGCTTGCCTACGAAGCCCTCATGCGTATAGTGGCAGACCAGAGGGATATGAGCATTATAAGATATCTGAAATAA
- the dnaK gene encoding molecular chaperone DnaK, with protein MAEKIIGIDLGTTNSVVAVIIGDEPVVIANQEGSRLTPSVVSWTKEKEVLVGEPAKRRAILDPENTVYESKRFIGRKYEEVLDEAKRVSYKVVADEKGDASFEIPNIGRTVRPEEVGAQVLKKLKEAAEAYLGEKVTKAVITVPAYFNERQRQATKDAGKIAGLEVLRILNEPTAAALAYGLDKKSDVKILVYDFGGGTFDVSILEGGEGVIEVKATAGDTHLGGANIDERIMEWLIEEFKRETGVDLRKDRTALQRLKEASEQAKKELSFKLETEINLPFITIDPSTNQPLHLQKKLTRARLEEMIKDLVDRTMEIVKRALEDAKLRPQDIDDVVLVGGSTRIPLVQQRIKDFFGKEPHKGVNPDEVVAVGAAIQAGVLSGEVKEILLVDVTPLSLGVETYGGVMTVLIPRNTPIPYRKCETFTTASDYQTEVEVHVLQGERPMARDNKSLGKFYLTGIPPAPRGVPKIEVCFDIDVDGILHVTAKDLGTGKEQSIRVQASSGLTQEEIEKMVKEAQLHEEEDRKKKELVEAKNQLDQHVYNLEKVLKENRDKVPADVVSEVEKAIEEAKRVFASSQDVQEVRRATEKVLEVAGKLGSYLYQGQATQKGEGGDVIEGKPM; from the coding sequence ATGGCGGAGAAGATAATAGGTATAGACCTTGGAACTACCAACTCGGTGGTGGCTGTGATTATAGGAGATGAGCCAGTGGTAATAGCCAATCAGGAGGGCTCAAGGCTTACGCCCTCTGTTGTCTCATGGACAAAGGAAAAAGAGGTGCTGGTGGGTGAGCCTGCAAAGAGGCGTGCCATCCTTGACCCAGAGAACACCGTCTACGAGTCTAAAAGGTTTATAGGTAGAAAGTATGAAGAGGTGCTTGATGAGGCAAAGAGAGTTTCCTACAAGGTGGTGGCGGACGAAAAGGGCGATGCCAGCTTTGAAATACCCAACATAGGAAGGACTGTTCGCCCGGAGGAGGTAGGTGCTCAGGTGCTCAAAAAGCTCAAAGAGGCTGCAGAGGCATACCTTGGAGAAAAGGTCACAAAGGCGGTAATAACCGTGCCCGCTTACTTCAACGAGCGTCAGAGACAGGCAACAAAGGATGCCGGTAAGATTGCAGGGCTTGAGGTGCTAAGAATCCTCAACGAGCCCACCGCTGCAGCTCTGGCATACGGGCTTGACAAGAAGAGCGATGTAAAGATTCTTGTCTATGACTTTGGAGGAGGAACCTTTGACGTCTCCATCCTTGAAGGTGGAGAGGGCGTTATAGAGGTAAAAGCTACCGCAGGAGACACTCACCTTGGGGGTGCCAACATAGACGAAAGAATCATGGAGTGGCTCATAGAAGAGTTCAAAAGAGAAACAGGCGTTGACCTCAGAAAGGACAGGACTGCCCTTCAGAGGCTCAAAGAAGCCAGCGAGCAGGCAAAGAAGGAGCTCTCCTTCAAGCTGGAGACTGAAATCAACCTGCCCTTTATAACCATAGACCCATCCACCAACCAGCCATTGCACCTTCAGAAAAAGCTCACAAGGGCAAGGCTTGAGGAGATGATAAAGGACCTTGTGGACAGGACTATGGAGATAGTAAAGAGAGCCCTTGAGGATGCCAAGCTGAGACCTCAGGATATAGACGATGTGGTGCTGGTGGGAGGTTCCACGAGGATTCCTCTGGTCCAGCAGAGGATAAAGGACTTTTTTGGGAAGGAGCCCCACAAGGGCGTAAACCCCGACGAGGTGGTGGCAGTGGGTGCTGCCATACAGGCTGGTGTTCTATCTGGGGAAGTAAAGGAGATACTGCTAGTAGATGTGACACCTCTATCCCTGGGTGTGGAGACCTACGGTGGGGTTATGACGGTCCTTATACCCAGGAACACGCCCATACCTTACAGAAAGTGTGAAACCTTCACCACCGCCAGCGACTATCAGACAGAGGTAGAGGTTCATGTGCTTCAGGGCGAGAGACCCATGGCTAGGGACAACAAGTCTCTGGGTAAATTCTATCTTACCGGCATACCACCAGCACCCAGAGGCGTTCCAAAGATAGAGGTGTGCTTTGACATAGACGTGGACGGTATTCTTCATGTGACGGCAAAAGACCTTGGCACGGGTAAAGAGCAGTCCATAAGGGTTCAGGCATCTTCGGGACTCACGCAGGAAGAGATAGAGAAGATGGTAAAAGAAGCCCAGCTTCACGAGGAGGAGGACAGGAAGAAAAAAGAACTCGTGGAAGCCAAGAACCAGCTTGACCAGCATGTTTACAACCTTGAAAAGGTGCTGAAGGAAAACAGGGATAAAGTGCCCGCAGACGTGGTCTCTGAGGTAGAAAAGGCTATAGAAGAGGCAAAGAGGGTATTTGCCAGCTCACAGGATGTGCAGGAGGTAAGAAGGGCCACAGAGAAGGTGCTTGAGGTAGCTGGAAAGTTAGGAAGCTATCTTTATCAGGGACAGGCTACGCAGAAGGGTGAAGGTGGAGACGTAATAGAAGGCAAGCCCATGTGA